One part of the Melitaea cinxia chromosome 8, ilMelCinx1.1, whole genome shotgun sequence genome encodes these proteins:
- the LOC123655889 gene encoding malate dehydrogenase-like: MFRQILNVIKSNCQVVPKAKYQNYIMSDVLAQIERECEKFCPVPRFPSRKVTVVGAGSDVGSIASLFLKQQKVIKILALYDDDPENKVLGVANDLAHIDTSTEVQAYQGRVFLKNALDDADVVLVCGGHYVMPPCCDVTDRELFFDNMHIVRTVSIACAQFCPQAIIAIQTPPVDCNFALCMHTLKLVRAYDKRKVLGVNAINSMRANQLFCSITGSDPSKSHTPVICGTGRCTRVPVFSAAKAGNFPQTQVECLTRLVREADEIICKVKNNGEQGHLSLGFSTARFVVNIMKGLFEKPTFIDSALVEQANPDKCYNMPICATPVTIGKGGIIEYAIPNLNQIETRILEDSKCELEDMLTLGRCYAIGDEYCLHPCKACPCCVCPPCKTCKPMNRRSRNN; encoded by the exons atgtttcgaCAAATATTAAACGTAATAAAGTCGAACTGCCAAGTAGTTCCAAAAGCAaagtatcaaaattatattatgtctGATGTCCTAGCGCAGATAGAACGAGAATGCGAGAAGTTTTGTCCTGTACCGAGATTTCCATCGAGGAAG GTAACAGTTGTAGGAGCCGGCAGTGACGTAGGAAGTATCGCTtctctttttttaaaacaacagaAAGTCATCAAGATTTTAGCTCTATACGATGATGATCCGGAAAATAAAGTTCTCGGTGTTGCAAATGATTTGGCACATATCGACACGAGTACCGAAGTACAAGCTTACCAAGGAAGAGTGTTTTTGAAAAACGCTCTTGAC GACGCCGACGTGGTGCTCGTCTGCGGCGGTCATTATGTCATGCCTCCGTGCTGCGACGTTACTGACAGAGAATTGTTTTTTGACAACATGCATATAGTACGAACAGTCAGCATAGCCTGCGCACAGTTCTGCCCCCAGGCTATCATCGCTATACAGACTCCGCCTGTGGACTGCAATTTTGCACTTTGCATGCAT ACCTTAAAACTGGTTCGTGCCTACGATAAACGAAAAGTGCTGGGTGTAAACGCGATTAACTCAATGCGCGCCAACCAGCTGTTCTGTTCTATCACGGGGTCTGATCCCTCTAAATCTCACACTCCCGTCATTTGCGGGACAGGTCGATGCACTAGAGTACCAGTTTTCTCAGCCGCAAAAGCTGGAAACTTTCCACAG ACCCAAGTGGAGTGCCTCACTCGATTGGTACGGGAAGCTGACGAGATAATCTGCAAGGTTAAAAACAATGGCGAACAGGGACATTTGTCGCTAGGATTTTCAACCGCTAGATTTGTAGTTAACATCATGAAAG gtTTATTCGAAAAGCCGACATTCATAGACAGTGCGCTAGTGGAACAAGCAAATCCAGATAAATGCTACAATATGCCGATTTGCGCTACGCCAGTCACTATCGGTAAAGGCGGTATTATAGAATATGCGATACCCAATCTTAATCAAATCGAAACAAGAATTTTGGAAGACAGCAA gtGTGAGCTCGAAGACATGTTGACACTCGGTCGTTGCTATGCTATCGGTGACGAGTACTGTCTGCATCCTTGCAAGGCCTGTCCCTGTTGTGTGTGTCCCCCGTGCAAGACATGCAAACCCATGAATAGGAGAAGTAGAAATAATTAA